A segment of the Canis lupus baileyi chromosome 21, mCanLup2.hap1, whole genome shotgun sequence genome:
CCtaaattctttatatacattatttatttaatctgcaaaaaaattattcctaataATCAAacaattattcccattttatgtatGATGAAACTCTCCAAGACCCCACGGTATGGAAATGGTGAAGCTGGTGGAACTGGCCATTAGTGTGACCTGCGACTGGTTTTGTTGGTGGTGTATGCAGTCTTTGTTCTTTAGGGTATCAGGATGTCCAAGCATGGGAAGATTGCATCAGAGTGATAGAAAACAAGCACAGGCTGCTGTTCCTACCTTTATTCTTAGGTTAGCACGTGAAGTAAtgcctttcattattttttaattaatttctacaTCATGCTGCTCAGTTCTTAGGTGTGGAGCAAAGATATAATctgatctttttaaagagatgagCCATGAGTAgagctttgaagaatgaagaataaatagGTTTTGGAAAGATTATGAATAGCCAAAAGAGCATACTCTTGGAGAAAAGTTAAGAATATCTGCTTAACTCAATTTGaatgtgaaatgcttttttttaaaaagtttttatttatttattcatccgaggtaccaagagagaggcagagacataggcacagggagaagcaggctcctctcagggagccccatgaaggattcgatcccagaaccccaggatcacgccctgagccgaaggcagacactcaactgctgagccagccaggcatccctgaatgtGAAATTCTTAATCTCATTAAGAGATCTCCAAAAGTAGAAGAAAGGCTTTCCATTTGTAGTATACCTCAGATACTCAAGATGCAATTTCAGATCAagatttctctttgctttcttacTTATGTCTTGACTTTCTGACACTGTGCTTATAGATACAGGACATTTGATGTTTGTCTTCAGGTGGATGGTTCTGTGAGAAGGAGGTGGCCTGAAAAATGGATATGATAAAAACAAACTTCACTGTGACTGAGTTTGTGTTCTTGGGGCTGTCATCTCAGCCAAAGATGCagctcattctttttattatgttCTTGTTCTTCTATTTATTAACAGTTGTGGGGAATATTATAATTATCACTATTATCCAGATAGAACCTCGTCTCCAaacccccatgtacttcttccttactaatttaTCCTTTCTGGACATCTGCTACACATCCACCAATGTCCCACAAATGCTGTCCAACATGATGGGAAAAAAGACCATCCCCTTCTCTAGCTGTGCTACTCAGAtgtacttctccctctcctttggaATGATTGAATGTGTTCTCCTTGGGGTCATGGCTTATGACAGATATGTAGCCATTTGTCATCCTCTCCATTATACTGTCATTATGAACCAAAGCATCTGTGTCCAATTGGCAGCCATTTCTTGGTCCAGTAGCTTCCTGAGTTCCATGGTTATCAATGTCCTCACCTTGAGTTTGCCCTACTGTGGGCCCAATGTCCTGAATCACTTTTTTTGTGAGGTTCCTTCTGTCTTGAGGTTAGCTTGCACTGACACCTCATTTACAGAGCTGGTTGTCTTTATCTTCAGTATCATCATTGTCTTcatcccttttctcctcattgtTGTTTCCTATGCCCGAATCCTTCTATCAGTTCTCAGGATACGGTCAGCCTCCGGGAGGCACAAAGCACTATCCACTTGTGCCTCCCATCTGACAGTGGTGGCCTTATTCTATGGAACTGCCATCTTTATGTACATGAGACCCCAGTCGAAGTCCTCCAGGGCTGGGGGCAAGATCATTGCAGTGTTCTACACTGTGATCACACCCATGCTCAACCCCTTGATCTACAGCCTAAGGAACCAGGATGTGAAAGGCGCTTTAAGGAGAGCTATTGCAAAACGGAGGACATGAGGGGTCTTAATGGGACCCTAAAGCTGTTAGTCTAAGATAATTGACTTCTGAATATTAAGTGAGACAATAAATAAGACCTTGGACAGTCAATGTTTCTCTTGCTATTCATAAGGACACATAAATCTAGCTGCAAACTCAGCAGGAAACATATCTGCCCCAAAGACAAATGACGGCTTTAGTGTGTCAAAACAATTCCCTTCATTGCATGACTATTTTCTTACTCCCTGAGATATCTTGGTTCTCTAAAATCATAGACTATCTGAAATTAATGCTTGAAATTATGACTAAGGCGAAATATCTTATTACTCTCTGGAGGATGTAAAGCATCTTCATATAGAGAAACATTCTGAATTTTTAACTCAAATAAAGAACTTCAGATAAAGGTTTCTGGATGTAACATTTCACATCTGTCTTAATTTTGTAGTTTACAAGGAAACAAGCTCTGCATCTATTTTGTGGTTGAGACCAATTTTGACCCCTTTGCAAATAGCCCTGCATTGTAACAAATCTATCAaaatattacttcatttaattttcatacagCAATCAGACCATACAGTTATCTCAGGAGTAAGGAGTAAAGAATTCTTACAATGCAAGTTAAAGACTTTGCACCCTTGTTCCATGACaatttaagagaaataagacaaaatcagagcaGTTTAAGTgatagaatttaaatacaaaatttaagaatttttattgaatttcatgTTACTCtagactaaaaaagaaagaaaaactaaaaattttcctttacatTCAAAATGTAACAGAACACCTCACATCTTTAGCgtgaaaatatttatgacttaTTGATATACACAGGATCGGATCTATCTGGTTATGTCCTTGAAAATAGGGACAAATATGCTgagttaattttaaatattttcctatgaAAATTAATTGGTTGAAATTATACCTTTCTATTGCCTCACCAGGATTTCTTAAGCATTTTTATCTACCTTTTGCCCACAGAAGCATTAGCATGAACACCCAGAGGTACCCATGAAATAATTTGGTACAATTAGACTCACCAAGCATCATCTCTCCAATCTATATTTCTTACATATGTCCCTCAAGGAAAAATCTGTCGTGTTTCTATAGATATGATTTTTGTAAATCACAGTGTAAGTACcagatttcctcttttattttacaAGGGTGAACTTGCAAGGTCTTCCACATCCAAATGGTGACATTCTGAGCATCAAAGCAATATTATGAtgataaacaataataaatacagTGAGCTGAAgcaatttgagaaataaaagtcTATGACTTCCCATTACTCAACAGAGGAAAAATTCTTATACATGATACACATAGGTGGcgataaaacaaattaaaaatatggtaaCATACATTTAACTTTGGTTTTAAAGTAGGGCAATGAAAATATCGTTTGTGTTGATACAACAGGAATATATAGTTGTTTCTGGTAAAAGTAGTAGTAAACTAACAAATGCCACAAGAAAGTGAAAGTAAAGCAAGTAGTCCCCCAAAAGTAGGAGCTCCACACAGAGCAAGAAAGACTAATCAGCATCAACAATAATAAGTATTAACATGTACTGCAAATCCAGGTATGTAAGAAGTACGAGTCGTAACACATAGCACCCCAGTAGAGACAGAGCACAACAGTGCAACTCCAAGATGTTTGAGTTACACGGTGCTCTAAAATGGAAAGCTATTCATGCTAATTCAGATTCTcatattttctaaaaactttttctaaataataatgataaaattcatataaaatatattctttttaagtagTGTGAACAGATCTAATCAGGTGTTTAATGTTGGTAATGAAACTAGAAAATCAGTCATTGCATAGGGAAACATCAGTTACAAAAGGCAAAACTGGTGTGATAATACCCTAATATCATAAATCATACCTTTTACTACAATAAAGATGTTCAAAGTACTTATCAAGAGCTATTATCTTAATCCTTTTAGAGAAGCAATCAAGTCctattttccaaattattattattatctaccCAACATTTGGTTGGGCCAAGTATAGTCACATGAGTTTGTGTAGGGAAAAGTTATCTCAACTCCAAAGTCAAGTCTAAATAACATTACTAAGAAGAGAAGATCAAGTGAGCTAAGAATACTCttagaagacataaaaataaataagtacataacatgaatgtaattaaaaatgtgtttctaatGTTTTAGAATATGTTAAGTGTAAGTTTGGCAGTACGGTCGTTAAGAACACTTGGGAATGCTTGCTTCACCTGCAGTTTATGGTTGGGAAGCATTCAAAAGAATCTCCCATATTAACTTATAATTAATTACACCACGGATTCCTAAGGGAATTTTATTACTCAAGTACCAAATGAAACCTGAAGCTTAAAGAAAGTAGTTTCTCAGTTGCATTATTTAGATATACAAGTTTTACCAAATTAAACACTTTTCAAAAGTCCACTTCCTACCTTGCTTCTTGTATTACTCTGGGTCATTCACTCTTTCTCAACACTCCAGTTGGATCAGAATGCCTGATAAGCTGTCCATAATTTCTTATTACAAGGTCTGATCTTTCatcatcttgtttttatttgattgCAACACTTTTCATCTCAAAAAGGAAGCCAAGAGGATACTATGAAATGTGGTGCTCAATCCCTTGGGTTccaaacaattcttttttttttttttttttttttcgatccaaacacatgagggtttatttacaagctcgagcttgggtcctaGAATACCCaacacaacggagcagggacttggaccccgaggtgggtttcagacTAGTTTTAAGGGCTgctctaggg
Coding sequences within it:
- the LOC140613430 gene encoding olfactory receptor 2G3-like, which codes for MDMIKTNFTVTEFVFLGLSSQPKMQLILFIMFLFFYLLTVVGNIIIITIIQIEPRLQTPMYFFLTNLSFLDICYTSTNVPQMLSNMMGKKTIPFSSCATQMYFSLSFGMIECVLLGVMAYDRYVAICHPLHYTVIMNQSICVQLAAISWSSSFLSSMVINVLTLSLPYCGPNVLNHFFCEVPSVLRLACTDTSFTELVVFIFSIIIVFIPFLLIVVSYARILLSVLRIRSASGRHKALSTCASHLTVVALFYGTAIFMYMRPQSKSSRAGGKIIAVFYTVITPMLNPLIYSLRNQDVKGALRRAIAKRRT